The Catellatospora citrea DNA segment ATGGACCGCGATCCAGTCCCACATCGACACGACAACCTCGGTCTTCCCCATGCATCCGTTCGATCACCTGGGCTCTATTGCACAGAAATGCACCAGAGTATATCGACAATAATTGATATACTGCGCTTTTTAGCCTGATCCACAAAGGAGAGAAGCTGAGTGAGAAATCTACTGAACATCGCGTCCGTGGTCGCACTCTCAGCCGGCATCGCCATCGCCTCGACGACGCCTGCCCACGCTGCCACGAACAGGAGCGGGGCGGAACGGCTGAGCATCCCGGACAGTAGTGCCTGCAAGGCGGGTCGCACGGTCCTGCAAGGCATGGTCGCGGGACCGGGGGGCCAGCTCTACATCGTCTTCACCAAGGCAGCCGGCGCGGAACCGGTCCTGTCCCGATGGTTGCGCGACGGATCGACCTGGGACGGGGCCAGCTGGATCTGCGCGGGGGCGCCGACCTCCATACCCACCCTCGGCCACGGCAACGATCTCGCCTACAACGCGAACTATCTGGGCCAAGGTCCGGCCTTGATCGCCACCCAGGGAAGTCAATCCGCGTTTCTGAGCGACAAGGTGACCGTCGTTCGCCTGAACGCCGACGGATCCGTGGGCACAGCCACGGAGGTGCGTCTGCCGATAGGCAACATCAGCGGCCTCTGCTACAGCGCGACGGCAGCCGGCGGAGCCGGCAAGTATGCCGCCCGACGGCTGGGCAGCCTGTGGACCCATCCCGGTGCCGGTGCGCTCACGAGTGGATGGACGCTGGTGAAGAGCAACCTGACGGGTCACGACAATCGTTCCGACCAGGGCATCGACTGCTCTGAGAACTACATCTGGAACACCAGGTCGATCAACACCTCGACGCCCGCCACCGGGTGGAACTGGGTGTACCAGTACAACTGGTCCGGCGGCGACGTGGAGAGCGACATCGGCGTTCCCGGGAACGACCTGACCGACGAGATCGAAGACATCACCCACGTGGGGAGCGAATTCTTCGTCGCCATCAACCGCAACGGCGGAAGCGCCGACTCCGTCAAGGTCTTCACCGAGTAGCCTGCACCCGAAGATCTACCTGCGGACATGTCCGAAGGGCCGGGTGCGAACCTCGCACCCGGCCCTTCGGACATGCGACGACAGGCAGCAACGATGAACATCGCGCCGACGAGGAGACCGCATGCTCGTGACAGTGAACCTTCCCACGCCCGCTCAGATGCGCGGCCGGCTCGCCGCGTTCGCCGCCATCTGCGGTGCGCAAGGCCGCGATCGTCGCGGCTGCTTCGCCGACGGCCCGCTGTGGCATTTCGACGACTGGGGCGGCAACTGGGCCGAACTGCATCACGACGGCGGTGGCCGGGTGGTCATGGTCGGCAACGACCATGAGTACTCCGAAACCTATTACGGCCCGTTCGCCGAGATGTTCGCCGAGCCGGAGACCGACCTGCTCGCCGGGGCGCCGCAGTGGTGGGCTCCGTATGCGCAGCAGGTCATCGCCAACGGCGAACGGCTGGGCTTCGTCTACGGCTTCGACGGCACGTGGTGGCGCGCGGACTACGACCTCGACGACGGCTTCGCCTCCGTCGGCATCCCGGCCACTGATGACACGCACTGTGTCGAACTGATCTCGGAGTTCGTCAAGGACGCCGCCGGCGCACCGGACCCGGCCGCCATCGAGGCATTGATCGCGGCGGACGCCGCGGTGACCGTCGCGCAGGTCGCGGCGGTCATCGGCGACAGGTGGGACGCGGCTGCGGGCGCCGCCGCCGCCCGCGCCTTCCTCGCCGTCGAGGTCGCCTGAGATCGGGCGACACATGCCGACGGTTCATAGTCAAGGACGGGTCACCCATGCCGCACGGCAGCCGCGCGCCAGGTGACTCCCCCGCATACGGCGATTGGCCGTATAGCAGATAACCACCTTCCAGGCAGTATTCATTCATGTCACTTCTCTACCAATGTCGGTAGCAGCGGGCCTACCTTGGAGTTACAGAAGGTGATCTGACCTGACCTGTCGCGCTGGAGGTCGCCATGCGACGCCTGCTCACCACCGCCACACTCACCGCGGGGCTCGTGCTCGTCGCGTCCCCCGCCTACGCGTTCGCCCACAACCGGGTCACCAATCCCTGGGCGCACACCATCCTCGACGTGCTCACGCTGGCCGTCGTGCTGTCGCCGATCGTGACCGCGTTCACCTGGGGCCCGCAGCACCGCGGCCGGATGATCGCCCTGATCGCGCTCGTACAGCTGCCCGTCGCGATCATCGCGTTCGTCCCGATCATCGACCCGGTCCTGCACGCGGTCCTGTTCGTCGCCGCGCTCGCGCTGACCGGCACATCGCTGTGGCTGGTCCGCCGCACCGCCGCCGCGCCGGCCGTCGAAGCCGTCGCCGACACCAGGTAACCGGGTCCGGTCACCACTACGCGCTGTGGTTCTTCCCCCGGACAGCGCCCGGCGGCCCGCTGGTCTTCACGACCTGCGGGCCGCTGCCGTATGACCCGTCCAGGACCCGACGGCGGTCTGCAGCCGCAGCCCGACGACACGCTCCCCGTCGCGTACGACGTCCACGCGAGGGCAGCCGTCGTCGACCGGGCCCCAGCCCCCGTCGCCGCTGACGGTGTGGAACCGGCAGTGCTCCTCGTCGACGTAGCCCCAGGCCATCAGCAGGTCCCTGCCGTCGAGCGTGTAGTGACCGACGCTGGCCAGCCGGCCGCCGGGCAGCTCCCGCCGGTAGAAGCAGGCCGCCAGCCCCGGCACCGCGACACCTTCCAGCGCGGCTTCGTCGGCGGTGCGGTGCAGCTGGTACTCGGCGAGGTCGGGAAGCCGCTGGGCGATGATGCTGGCTGTGGTGGTCATGCCCTGATCAACGACGTTGCCGCCCTGACGCAGCCCCCGTGGACGCCGTATTCGTGCAGGTGGGGGCGGCGAATCCACCGGTCGCGGCGCCGGGGCGTGGGCGCGTGCAATGCGGTGAAACCGCGCTGTAGGCGTAGTGGAACCGGCACGGTGCAGGCTGCTCCCTGACCGGTTGACGCCGGTCATGAGGGAGCGAACATGAAGCACATTCCCGCGGTCCACGCGGAGGGCCTGGTGAAGTCGTTCGGTGACTTCCGCGCCGTCGACGGCGTC contains these protein-coding regions:
- a CDS encoding proteophosphoglycan 5, with the protein product MLVTVNLPTPAQMRGRLAAFAAICGAQGRDRRGCFADGPLWHFDDWGGNWAELHHDGGGRVVMVGNDHEYSETYYGPFAEMFAEPETDLLAGAPQWWAPYAQQVIANGERLGFVYGFDGTWWRADYDLDDGFASVGIPATDDTHCVELISEFVKDAAGAPDPAAIEALIAADAAVTVAQVAAVIGDRWDAAAGAAAARAFLAVEVA